The following are from one region of the Primulina eburnea isolate SZY01 chromosome 17, ASM2296580v1, whole genome shotgun sequence genome:
- the LOC140818490 gene encoding LOW QUALITY PROTEIN: protein DETOXIFICATION 52-like (The sequence of the model RefSeq protein was modified relative to this genomic sequence to represent the inferred CDS: inserted 2 bases in 1 codon) encodes MCNPNTNPTVCICIENGHDYHRQQQQPHLFLDLISVSATFKPQETTKKAPPEVSNLPTPSEFVEETRALFRLAFPIALTALILYSRSMLSMLFLGHLGDLELASGSLAMAFANISGYSVLSGLALGMEPLCSQAFGAQRPKLLSLTLQRSVIFLLVCSVPISFLWLNFSNIFLHLHQDPSITSLAQTYLLFSIPDLVTNSFLHPIRIYLRAQGITHPLTFASFVGTAFHLPINYLFVSRLKLGAAGVAAASAASNVMVLLALVLHIWARGLHVPTWSNPSLKCFTGWAPLIRLAAPSCVSVCLEWWWYEIMIVLCGLLVDPKATMASMGVLIQTTSLLYVFPSSLGFAVSTRIGNDLGAKRSQKARISAVVSIFLAGLMGLSAMTFATSVRSFWARMFTSDEHILRLTSVALPILGLCELGNCPQTVGCGVLRGTARPSIAANVNLGAFYLVGMPVAVGLGFVLGVGFCGLWIGLLSAQICCAGLMLYEVAITNWGFQAARAQMLTCGESSLPRECEENDXEPLICVQVTSHDEDLSTKVTPSPIV; translated from the exons CCACCAAGAAGGCTCCACCGGAGGTGAGCAATCTTCCGACCCCATCTGAATTTGTTGAGGAGACAAGAGCGCTTTTCAGATTAGCATTTCCCATAGCCCTGACAGCCCTAATTCTGTACTCGAGGTCGATGCTTTCTATGCTGTTTTTAGGCCATCTGGGTGACCTAGAGCTGGCTTCGGGTTCATTGGCCATGGCTTTTGCTAATATAAGTGGCTATTCGGTTCTTTCTGGGCTAGCATTAGGGATGGAGCCTCTTTGCTCGCAAGCCTTCGGAGCTCAGCGGCCCAAGCTTCTTTCTTTGACGCTGCAGAGGTCTGTGATTTTCCTTCTTGTTTGCTCGGTGCCAATCTCCTTTCTTTGGTTGAATTTCTCTAATATTTTTCTGCATTTACACCAAGACCCGAGTATCACCTCATTGGCCCAGACTTATCTTCTCTTTTCGATCCCTGATCTTGTCACGAATTCCTTTCTTCACCCCATAAGGATTTACCTTCGGGCTCAAGGTATCACCCATCCTTTGACTTTCGCTTCCTTTGTTGGAACGGCTTTCCATTTgcccataaattatttgtttgtttCTCGACTCAAACTCGGCGCTGCTGGCGTGGCGGCTGCTTCCGCCGCGTCTAACGTCATGGTGCTGCTAGCCTTGGTTCTGCACATCTGGGCTCGGGGGCTACACGTCCCAACGTGGTCCAACCCGAGCCTGAAGTGCTTCACCGGCTGGGCGCCTCTCATTCGGCTGGCGGCGCCGAGCTGTGTCTCCGTGTGCCTTGAATGGTGGTGGTATGAGATCATGATAGTGTTGTGTGGGTTGCTTGTGGACCCCAAGGCCACCATGGCATCCATGGGTGTCTTGATTCAGACAACTTCGTTGCTTTATGTGTTCCCTTCTTCCCTCGGGTTCGCCGTCTCTACTCGGATCGGGAACGATCTGGGGGCGAAACGTTCACAGAAGGCAAGAATATCAGCCGTCGTCTCCATTTTTCTAGCAGGCCTGATGGGATTATCCGCGATGACATTCGCTACCTCTGTGCGGAGCTTCTGGGCACGAATGTTCACGAGCGATGAACACATCCTACGGCTGACATCGGTGGCGCTGCCCATCCTAGGGCTGTGCGAGCTCGGTAACTGCCCGCAGACTGTTGGATGTGGGGTTTTACGAGGGACAGCGCGGCCTTCTATCGCCGCGAACGTGAACCTTGGTGCATTCTACTTAGTGGGGATGCCTGTCGCTGTTGGGCTCGGGTTCGTGCTCGGAGTTGGGTTCTGTGGGCTTTGGATTGGGCTTCTGTCGGCCCAAATATGTTGCGCCGGGCTGATGCTGTACGAGGTGGCGATCACGAACTGGGGCTTCCAGGCAGCCAGGGCTCAGATGCTGACGTGTGGTGAATCATCGTTGCCTCGTGAATGTGAGGAGAATGA AGAGCCCTTGATTTGTGTACAAGTGACGTCACACGATGAGGACCTTTCGACAAAAGTGACACCCTCCCCCATTGTGTGa